The DNA window acttgaaggtatgccaaggggtacgtgagattttttttaaatattgtaaaaatagcaacaattcagaaatcctttataaatatatttattgcataatacttcaacaaaatatgaatgtaagatcataaactcagtgaagcacaagctcagttttctcactaaaatgtttgtcaaaaagaactgtgaaaagaaatgcaacaatgcaatattcagtgttgacagctagatttttttgtggacatgttccatgaatattgatgttaaagatttatttttttgtgaagaaatgtttagaattaagttcatgaatccagatggatctctattacaatccccaaagagggcactttaagttgatgattacttctatgtgtagaaatctttatttataattgaatcacttgtttatttttcaacaagtttttagttatttttatatctttttttccaaatagttcaagaaagaccactataaataagcaatattttgcactgttatacaatttaataagtcagaaactgatgacatagtgctgtattttacttctttatctcttttttttcaaccaacaatgctttgctctgattagggggtacttgaattaaaaaaatgttcacagggggtacattactgaaaaaaggttgagaaccactgatctaagtcacagcagctcagacgaggcaccgagcagtgtgggtggggagcgtttccacagagtgtcagcctgaaatgcaggtgtcagtGACAAACCCGGAAGGAGATTTTTTCTACAATATTCTAAAGCTtattgatgtatcagatatatcagattgtaggtgggggtttttttgtaCTCATCGCatacatattttgctgtttgttgcatttttttatgcgtttcgcttgattgtaaaatatgttgatggagagggggtgtgacgttcatatgttgtcaatattcagtgttttatcgtccatagttaatattgtaaatcccacattctttattttcatgtacattctgtgtctcattcagtaaaaaaaaatttaaaattccattttttcaggcggtctgtcataacgtttttagcattcagacattattgtgaggttttgtattagtgttcctaaaaatgtatatgccggcccccagacacattttttttctctacatttgacccccCGAGTGTGGATTGTGGTTTAATTTTAAATCTGATAATCAAACATCATAATAGTCTCATAAaacgggttataaaagtgactgtggagcaaaatgtacaccaaagcatacCCCATGCGTATTATCTCGGTCattaggaagtgttttaaatgtatattaaaatcataggtcccctttaaataggttcacttcctgtgtgaaaGACAACGTGTTGGAAAATTATGAATAAGTAGTAAGTTATTGGTGATAGTCCAATAAATGTTAGGTAACCGTAGAATATTTCATAATTGATGTCACTGTTGTCgagttcttgttgttgttgatttcTCTGCGTTAAGTCTTTATGAGTTGGTTCTTTTATTTCTTTGTCGTGGTGATGATGTCATCTTTATATTAGTCCATTGCTTGAAGTCATAAAGTAATGACATGTGCGTACGTTCTACAGTTGCACAGAATTCTCTCCTGCTTTCTCAACCTGCGTGTCTTCTTGTCAGACGCTCGTCGATGTAGACGTCCATTTCCTTCAGCATAgccattttgcttttttttattcCGTGATTTGTATGACGGGACTGGTGTGTTTTTCTTGCTGCTAGACATTAGAATCCATGTTGTTGAACACTGTCCACCTGTTGCTGTGTGGAAGCGTCTCGTCCTCCTCCGTTATCTTCTTGCCTGAAATTTCAGTGACATTATAGTAATGGTGCAGTGTTTTGGTGGCTGACGCGTGTGAAAGGAAGCACCTGTTTCATGACAGTCAGTCACTATCAAACGTTAAGAGGTTTGGAGTTTAAAGAGCTGTGCACTGGGAGGTACTGGGAGGCACTGGAAGAGGGgccagaggaggaggaggagcaaaaAGGAGGCGGTGAGCGACAAGTCTTTTCAATTTCTCATTAATTCCGTGCGGCCTTttctttcacttttttttttaaagcccgcCCACTGACCATTATCAGTCCTCGGGCCTTTAAATACGACGTTGGTTGTTTTCGTTGGTGAGTGCGCACACTCTTCCAGCGCAGTGCCTTTCTCCCCCCCCGTCCCCATCTCGCACCCGCAGCCGCCATGAGGGAGTTCAAGAGCAAAGAGTTCTGGAGGGCCGTTCTGGCCGAGCTGGTGGGCATGACCCTGTTCATTTTCCTCAGCATCGCGGCGGCCATCGGCAAACCGGGCGACCCGGGCCAGGAGGTCAAGGTGTCGCTGGCCTTCGGGCTGGCCATCGCCACGCTGGCGCAGAGTCTGGGCCACATCAGCGGCGCCCACCTGAACCCCGCCATCACGTTGGGGATGCTGGCCAGCTGCCAGATCAGCCTGTTCCGGGCCGTCATGTACGTGGTGGCGCAGCTGCTGGGCTCGGCCCTGGCCAGCGGGATCTTGTACGGAGCGCGGCCCGGCGCCACCACCGCACTGGGACTCAACTCTGTGAGTAGCAAAAAATGACTTGTCTACACTTGAATGCACGCAACGTTACTAGTTAGAGTTGTATCAGCTAGAAAATGCTTGGAAAGGTCAAAGTCCCTacgtgtgtctatgtgtgtgtgtatgtgtgtgtatttgtgtgtctatgtgtgtgtgcgtgtgttcagTTAAGCTGCTGCTGCAAAGACTAATATCAGCAGTCTCAGCTGGCGTGGCGAGATAACCACTCActgtgcatgcacacacacacacacacacgcacacggtgTACAAGAGAATACAAAGCTAAAGTGAGCGCCTACAGGAAGTGTGTCAAGAAGTTTGGGTTCACTCTAACGTCTTAACGGCCGCTCTTGGGTTTTTTTTCGCAGCTCAGCGGCGTCACCCCCAGCCAGGGCGTGGGCATCGAGCTGCTGGCGACGTTTCAGCTCGTGCTGTGTGTCATCGCCGTCACTGATAAAAGGCGGCGTGACGTCACCGGCTCAGCGCCCTTAGCCATCGGGCTCTCCGTGTCCCTGGGACACCTGGCGGCGGTGAGTTGGACGCCCAACGTGCATCATCTTGTCCCTCACGTGTCCCTCACATATGTTGTTGTTGCTGATTCCAGATCAGCTAcacgggctgtggcatcaatcccGCACGCACTTTCGGACCAGCTCTGATCATGAATGACTTCAAAGACCACTGGGTAGGTGCGATTCCGCAATCACGTCGTCCCAAGTCTTGTTATTGATCCTGGTTATCCACCCCCTCCGTCCACCACAGGTCTATTGGGTGGGGCCTATGTGTGGCGGCGTGGCGGCAGCCCTGATCTACGACTTCCTCCTCTCGCCCAAATTCGCCGACTTCCCCGAGCGCATGAAAGTGCTCATTAGCGGCCCCGTGGGCGATTACGACGTCACCGGCGATGCAGCCAATGTGGAGATGAAGTAGTTTTTGATTGGCACACAGTCGTCccttcaaatattgcggcttcaccacatTGCAAATGTTTTTGTGTTTGGGATTTTGTCTTTTTGtgattcctactttgcggaaagTCACGTCCAGAgctaattaacagcaataaacaaggGACGACTGTATTCTAAAAGTAAAAATTCACTATTAGTACCTACAACACAAACAAGACCATGTGTTTTGTTCAGGTAGCTTAGCATGAGAcctgtgtcctctacagtggacatatgTGTTTTGCACATAAACCTTCCTGAACCAATCAATCCCGGGTTTTGAACTCAGGACCTCTGCCTTACAAAGCAACTCCATGGGAGTCAGTGTAACTGTATGGGGATATTTTCCTGCCAGTGACGGAGCAAGAAGCAGCAAGGAATACGTTTGCTGTCAACATTTTATATGAAATCCCCTGATCCCTATTCAATCAATTATCGATTATTGATCcgattttaaatttttaaacacCACTCCTACGGACAGCGTGTGTTCT is part of the Nerophis lumbriciformis linkage group LG19, RoL_Nlum_v2.1, whole genome shotgun sequence genome and encodes:
- the LOC133618691 gene encoding aquaporin-1-like gives rise to the protein MREFKSKEFWRAVLAELVGMTLFIFLSIAAAIGKPGDPGQEVKVSLAFGLAIATLAQSLGHISGAHLNPAITLGMLASCQISLFRAVMYVVAQLLGSALASGILYGARPGATTALGLNSLSGVTPSQGVGIELLATFQLVLCVIAVTDKRRRDVTGSAPLAIGLSVSLGHLAAISYTGCGINPARTFGPALIMNDFKDHWVYWVGPMCGGVAAALIYDFLLSPKFADFPERMKVLISGPVGDYDVTGDAANVEMK